One genomic segment of Arachis duranensis cultivar V14167 chromosome 4, aradu.V14167.gnm2.J7QH, whole genome shotgun sequence includes these proteins:
- the LOC107486618 gene encoding phenolic glucoside malonyltransferase 1, whose protein sequence is MASSNNNISIKIIDKCRVSPPPAPSTDVTVSLPLTFFDLFWVRFHPVERVFFYKLHSPPSFFIEHVLPKLKTSLSLTLQHFLPLAGNLLWPSHSDKPILQYNPGDGVSLLIAESDADFSHLLGYNSPREASETRCFVPELETLESRAALMSLQITLFPNSGFSIGISTHHAALDGKSSTMFIKAWASICQSLEEEQEESPTLVREFEPFFDREVIKDPKDFGLLLLNHWSDVMSKMFPDENNIKKSLKILPFEPKVKDSVRATFKLARSDLEKVKKKVLSNWNSNVNNGDDEESTNTPPSTLSTFVLTCSYVLVCIAKAINGVFKERQKFGFAFTGDCRKRLEPPIPENYCGNCVWGNFVDAKPEDYVKENGVVLVAKGIYKTTKMLGIEGFRGVEASAFDKYMNMAKEGVEILGIAGSNRFGVYGIDFGWGKPEKVEIASIDRGLTMGLAENSDGNEGGVEVGLVLNKQVMDLFRTLFREGLEDD, encoded by the coding sequence ATGGCTTCTTCTAACAACAACATCTCCATCAAAATCATTGACAAATGCAGAGTTTCTCCACCACCAGCGCCATCAACCGATGTTACTGTTTCTCTACCTCTCACTTTCTTTGACTTGTTCTGGGTTCGCTTCCACCCCGTTGAGCGTGTCTTCTTCTACAAACTTCACTCTCCTCCATCTTTCTTCATCGAACATGTGCTTCCCAAGCTCAAAACCTCGCTCTCTCTTACCCTCCAACACTTCCTTCCTCTTGCTGGAAACCTACTTTGGCCTTCTCATTCAGATAAACCAATCCTTCAATACAATCCTGGTGATGGTGTTTCACTTCTCATAGCAGAATCCGATGCAGATTTCAGCCATCTTTTGGGCTATAACTCACCGCGTGAAGCTTCTGAAACTCGTTGCTTCGTACCAGAACTGGAAACACTGGAATCTCGTGCTGCTCTTATGTCTCTTCAGATCACTCTCTTCCCGAACAGTGGATTCAGCATCGGAATCAGCACCCACCATGCTGCTCTCGATGGGAAATCTTCCACCATGTTCATCAAAGCATGGGCTTCCATATGTCAAAGccttgaagaagaacaagaagaatcaCCCACTTTGGTTCGTGAATTCGAGCCTTTCTTTGATAGAGAAGTTATCAAAGATCCAAAGGATTTTGGACTCTTGTTATTGAACCATTGGTCGGATGTCATGTCCAAAATGTTCCCTGATGAGAACAACATCAAGAAAAGCTTGAAGATTCTACCGTTCGAACCCAAGGTGAAGGACTCGGTTCGTGCAACGTTCAAGCTCGCGCGTTCAGATTTGGAGAAGGTGAAGAAAAAGGTGTTGTCCAATTGGAACAGCAACGTTAATAATGGTGATGATGAAGAATCTACAAACACACCACCTAGTACTCTTTCTACTTTTGTTCTAACATGCAGCTATGTCTTGGTTTGTATCGCCAAGGCGATTAATGGAGTTTTTAAGGAGAGACAAAAATTCGGGTTCGCTTTCACTGGTGATTGTAGGAAGAGGTTAGAACCTCCAATACCTGAAAATTATTGCGGTAACTGTGTGTGGGGTAATTTTGTGGATGCAAAACCAGAGGACTATGTTAAAGAAAATGGAGTGGTTCTTGTCGCTAAGGGAATTTACAAGACGACAAAAATGTTGGGTATTGAAGGTTTTCGTGGTGTAGAAGCATCAGCTTTTGATAAGTACATGAATATGGCTAAAGAAGGAGTTGAAATTCTTGGTATTGCTGGTTCTAATAGATTTGGTGTTTATGGTATTGATTTTGGTTGGGGAAAACCTGAAAAAGTTGAGATAGCTTCGATTGATAGAGGTCTAACGATGGGTTTGGCTGAGAATAGTGATGGCAATGAAGGTGGGGTTGAGGTTGGTCTTGTTCTTAACAAGCAGGTGATGGATCTGTTTAGGACTTTGTTTCGTGAAGGACTTGAAGATGATTAA
- the LOC107486259 gene encoding uncharacterized protein LOC107486259 has translation MASEDSFLVLVHHRGSIKRKTRSGVKFTDKDPLCIIMSPVTSYDGLVSSVLGKLGLEGVKRVKKFFYRIPITVLHDTVKYDCFTIGSDEDLQVMFLSRRQFPEVRTPELLAKFVDVVSSSGWSNRNANTIATAAGSSSRPAVASSSVPVYEAAVQSAASPSFAVDLAGNVRDEVGYDEHHPTEVQCPPPAGVGEGLCDDPDDDEVKPDIIADESGDDVGASDPIRPTGGSSSGTNQDTDGSAGITEFQVGQQFQDKDEALLSVKTYSIRRGVQYKVVESDYHRYVGKCSEFGNGCTWLISLSLRQCKGIWEVKRYNGPHTCLATSISSDHRSLDYHVIATFIMPMVRADASVNIKVLLNATTAHFGFRPTYRRVWMAKQKAVAIIYGDWDESYNELPRWVLGVQLTMPGTVAVLRTCPVRVGGQPLVSIDGTHLYGKYGGTLLVAIAQDRNSNILPVAFALVEGENAESWSFFLSHLRQHVTPQPGLLVISDRHNGIKAALEAPDGGWLPPSAYRAFCIRHVAANFALTFKGKDARRLLVNAAYAKTEVEFDYWFDILRSENPVMCDWANRIEYSLWTTYYDEGRRFGHMTTNISECVNSILKGVRNLPVCSLVKATYGRLAELFVRKGREAEAQMGTGQQFSQYLVKCIEANLKTARCFTVTVYDRDNSEYTVAETTPTGSFSLGTYRVSLGSKTCDCGYFQALHFPCPHALACYAYSRLTWQPYVHQVYHLSSVFGVYQMGFTPPIPEGFWPPYAGPTVIPDPNMRCAREGRPRSTRICTNMDDADPNRPKRCGLCRQPGHTRRSCPQATGPSGNAGINRRYVTITNYTSWWDD, from the exons ATGGCTAGTGAGGATAGTTTTCTAGTGCTAGTACACCACAGAGGATCGATTAAGAGAAAAACTCGATCTGGGGTGAAGTTCACGGATAAGGATCCTTTATGTATTATCATGAGCCCCGTGACCAGTTACGATGGTCTCGTGAGCTCTGTGCTTGGCAAACTTGGTCTGGAAGGAGTGAAGAGAGTTAAGAAGTTTTTCTATCGCATTCCAATCACGGTGCTCCACGATACGGTGAAGTATGATTGTTTCACGATCGGGAGTGATGAGGACTTGCAGGTCATGTTTCTTTCTCGTAGGCAGTTTCCGGAGGTGAGGACACCGGAGCTGTTGGCTAAGTTCGTCGACGTGGTATCTAGCTCTGGTTGGTCGAACCGGAATGCCAACACTATAGCCACGGCGGCCGGTTCGAGCTCGAGACCTGCGGTTGCTTCTTCCTCCGTTCCAGTGTATGAGGCAGCGGTCCAGTCTGCCGCCTCCCCATCGTTTGCTGTTGATCTCGCCGGCAATGTTAGAGACGAGGTTGGATATGATGAACATCATCCGACTGAAGTACAGTGTCCTCCTCCGGCTGGTGTTGGCGAGGGATTGTGTGATGATCCAGATGATGATGAAGTCAAGCCGGATATTATCGCTGATGAAAGCGGCGATGATGTTGGAGCGAGTGATCCGATAAGGCCTACTGGTGGTTCTAGTTCTGGCACAAATCA AGATACCGACGGGTCTGCTGGTATAACAGAGTTCCAGGTTGGTCAACAATTCCAGGATAAAGATGAGGCGCTGTTAAGTGTCAAGACGTATAGCATCCGCCGAGGGGTACAGTATAAGGTGGTTGAGTCTGACTATCACCGGTACGTGGGAAAGTGTTCTGAGTTTgggaatgggtgcacatggttgattaGTCTGAGCCTCCGACAGTGCAAGGGCATCTGGGAAGTCAAGCGGTACAACGGGCCGCATACCTGTCTcgccacctccatctccagcGACCATAGGAGCTTGGACTACCACGTGATAGCGACATTCATCATGCCAATGGTTAGGGCTGACGCATCCGTCAACATCAAGGTGCTTCTAAATGCAACGACAGCACACTTTGGCTTCAGGCCTACATACCGGAGGGTGTGGATGGCCAAGCAGAAGGCGGTAGCAATCATCTACGGGGACTGGGATGAGTCGTACAATGAGCTCCCTCGGTGGGTCTTAGGAGTTCAGTTGACTATGCCTGGCACTGTAGCAGTCCTCAGGACCTGCCCTGTTCGAGTTGGTGGACAG CCGTTGGTGAGTATTGACGGCACCCATCTATATGGCAAGTATGGAGGAACGTTGCTTGTGGCGATTGCACAGGACAGGAATTCCAACATACTCCCTGTGGCATTCGCACTAGTTGAGGGTGAGAATGCTGAGTCATGGTCCTTCTTTCTCTCCCACCTCCGTCAGCACGTGACACCTCAGCCAGGTCTGTTAGttatttcagataggcataacGGCATCAAGGCAGCACTTGAAGCACCTGATGGGGGATGGCTACCTCCGTCTGCATACCGGGCATTCTGTATTCGACACGTTGCAGCGAATTTCGCCCTCACCTTCAAGGGCAAAGATGCCCGGAGGCTTCTTGTGAACGCCGCATATGCGAAGACCGAGGTGGAGTTTGACTACTGGTTTGACATCCTGCGCTCTGAGAATCCGGTAATGTGTGACTGGGCGAACCGAATTGAGTACTCGTTGTGGACAACGTACTATGATGAGGGTCGGAGATTCGGGCACATGACGACCAATATATCAGAGTGTGTCAATTCAATCCTGAAGGGGGTAAGGAACCTCCCTGTTTGCTCGCTGGTGAAGGCCACATACGGAAGGCTGGCTGAGCTATTTGTCCGTAAGGGTAGGGAGGCCGAGGCTCAGATGGGTACTGGACAACAATTCAGTCAATACCTAGTAAAGTGTATCGAGGCCAACCTGAAGACAGCCAGGTGCTTCACGGTGACTGTTTATGACAGGGATAACTCGGAGTACACCGTGGCTGAGACGACTCCGACAGGTTCATTCTCACTTGGTACGTACAGGGTCTCATTAGGGTCCAAGACTTGTGATTGTGGATACTTCCAAGCACTTCATTTCCCGTGTCCTCACGCCCTGGCCTGCTATGCTTATTCACGTCTTACATGGCAGCCTTACGTCCACCAGGTCTATCACCTTAGTTCCGTTTTTGGTGTCTATCAGATGGGATTTACACCTCCCATTCCAGAGGGTTTCTGGCCACCATATGCCGGGCCTACCGTTATACCGGATCCGAACATGAGGTGTGCAAGGGAGGGTCGTCCGAGGTCCACACGCATTTGCACCAACATGGATGATGCAGATCCGAACCGGCCAAAGAGATGTGGCCTCTGCAGGCAGCCAGGACACACCCGTCGTAGTTGTCCACAAGCCACAGGACCCAGCGGGAATGCTGGAATTAATAGGAGATATG tgACTATAACAAACTACACTAGCTGGTGGGATGACTGA
- the LOC107486258 gene encoding protein MAIN-LIKE 1-like: MGDDPGRLYRLDGVAHIAGVINDERFVYTMLVASSSLHISIRRQQGMRLDERCVPYLQMAGLYHLARLNDRWFRLDEPLVSAFVERWRPETHTFHMPFGECTITLQDVAYQLGLPVDGHYVSGRLTDFHLYIEGGRQAWQWFHELLGVLPPKNQVQKFTVNCTWFQETFGECPDGADEETVRRFARAYIMMLLGTQLFADKSGNRIHIRWLLYVARLEEMGGYSWGSATLVWLYRCMCRVANRHVVKLAGPLQLLQSWIFWRFPSFRPTGYDEISWPLSSRWSGYNPWISNKGPRVQMARLKIDLLQPRDFILDWHLHWQERAEHILQFDIVPEPGPSHDFLT; the protein is encoded by the exons ATGGGGGACGATCCGGGGAGGCTTTATCGTTTGGATGGAGTTGCTCATATCGCCGGGGTGATCAACGACGAG CGGTTTGTGTATACAATGTTGGTTGCCT CCTCGTCGTTGCATATCAGCATTAGGCGGCAGCAGGGGATGCGTCTTGATGAGAGGTGCGTtccgtacttgcagatggccGGATTGTACCATCTTGCGAGACTGAACGACAGATGGTTCCGACTAGACGAGCCCCTAGTCAGCGCATTCGTCGAGAGGTGGCGGCCTGAGACGCACACCTTCCACATGCCGTTCGGGGAGTGCACCATCACGCTTCAGGACGTTGCATACCAGCTGGGGTTGCCAGTGGACGGACATTACGTCAGTGGTCGCCTGACGGACTTTCACCTGTACATTGAGGGTGGGAGGCAAGCTTGGCAGTGGTTCCATGAGTTGCTCGGTGTTTTACCTCCCAAGAACCAGGTTCAGAAATTCACAGTCAACTGCACCTGGTTCCAGGAGACATTTGGAGAGTGTCCCGACGGGGCTGATGAGGAGACAGTTAGGCGCTTTGCCCGTGCCTATATCATGATGTTATTGGGCACGCAGCTGTTTGCCGACAAGTCCGGCAATCGTATACACATCAGATGGCTACTCTATGTTGCTCGGCTTGAGGAGATGGGTGGCTACAGTTGGGGGTCGGCGACACTAGTATGGTTGTACCGGTGCATGTGCCGAGTCGCCAACAGACATGTCGTGAAATTAGCTGGGCCTTTACAGTTACTGCAGTCTTGGATCTTCTGGAGGTTTCCTTCATTTAGGCCTACTGGGTATGATGAGATTAGCTGGCCCCTTTCCTCAAG ATGGTCTGGTTACAATCCTTGGATTAGCAATAAGGGACCTCGGGTACAGATGGCTCGCCTGAAGATCGACTTGTTACAGCCTCGGGAT TTCATATTAGACTGGCATCTTCACTGGCAGGAGCGTGCGGAGCACATTTTACAGTTCGACATCGTGCCCGAACCCGGTCCTTCACATGATTTCTTGACATAG
- the LOC107486260 gene encoding phenolic glucoside malonyltransferase 1: MDLERNRVLSNWDTTVDDEDVIVISSSTKQQPKLSTFLLTCAYVSVCIVKATDEESKKRDNNNENKFMFGFAVDCRAKLDPPVHENYFGNCVAGHIVDAIKAEDFRKENALVIVAKKIYSKIRSVGTMEGALDGIETMFFRAAMMVKEGKKPIGVAGSARFGVYGIDFGWGKPEKVEITSVDRGITIGMAESKDGSGGIQVGLVLNKHVMHLFNELFHAGLC; the protein is encoded by the exons ATGGATCTTGAGAG gaACAGGGTGTTGTCCAATTGGGACACCACGGTGGATGATGAAGATGTCATAGTTATCTCTTCTTCTACGAAGCAACAACCAAAGTTGTCGACTTTTCTTCTCACGTGTGCCTATGTTTCTGTTTGCATCGTAAAAGCAACTGATGAAGAATCCAAAAAAAGGGATaacaataatgaaaataaattcaTGTTTGGATTCGCTGTGGATTGCAGGGCTAAATTGGACCCTCCAGTTCACGAGAACTACTTTGGGAACTGTGTTGCCGGACATATCGTTGATGCAATAAAAGCAGAGGACTTCAGAAAAGAAAACGCGTTGGTGATTGTTGCGAAAAAGATTTACAGTAAGATAAGATCGGTTGGTACTATGGAAGGAGCGCTTGATGGAATAGAGACGATGTTCTTTAGAGCGGCGATGATGgtgaaagaagggaagaaaccAATAGGAGTAGCGGGATCAGCGAGGTTTGGTGTTTATGGAATCGATTTTGGATGGGGGAAGCCTGAAAAGGTAGAGATAACTTCGGTGGACAGAGGAATCACCATTGGCATGGCAGAGAGTAAAGATGGGAGTGGGGGGATTCAAGTGGGGCTTGTTCTTAATAAGCATGTGATGCATCTGTTTAATGAATTATTTCATGCTGGCTTATGTTGA
- the LOC107486373 gene encoding isoflavone 7-O-methyltransferase-like — MASNNNGRTASESFKAQALVYRHMYGILDSMCLKWIVDFRIPNIIHNHGKPITLSELVSVLKIPSAKFDSTDLFMHYMAHNGFFDIVTIHGDDDSNQEEEKEAFALTAASELLIKGTENSSISPVVEMFLDDPTLSSSMHNLNKWFYDENRPLYEITLGKPLWEFLDKNPTNLSLFNDAMASDSQMIKLALKDHHMTFERLETIVDVGGGNGTTVQIISEKFPALKCIVFDLPQVVKNLKGCNNLSFVGGDMFKSIPKADAILLKLVLHNWSDDNCIKILRNCKDAVNASSKNKNKGKIIILEAVINEEQDESEITRLKFLMNISMYIILHGKERTKKKMGKYLLCSWPL; from the exons ATGGCTTCAAACAACAATGGCCGCACGGCAAGTGAGAGCTTCAAAGCTCAAGCTCTTGTCTACAGGCACATGTATGGCATCCTAGACTCAATGTGTCTCAAGTGGATCGTTGACTTTCGCATACCAAACATAATCCACAACCATGGCAAGCCCATTACTCTTTCAGAATTGGTTTCAGTTCTCAAAATTCCATCGGCTAAATTTGATAGCACGGATCTTTTCATGCACTACATGGCACATAATGGATTCTTTGATATA GTGACAATTCATGGTGACGATGATAGcaaccaagaagaagaaaaggaagcatTTGCTCTCACAGCAGCATCAGAGCTGTTGATCAAAGGAACTGAAAACTCTTCTATATCTCCGGTGGTAGAAATGTTTCTCGATGATCCAACTCTTTCAAGTTCCATGCACAATCTAAACAAGTGGTTTTATGACGAAAATCGCCCACTATACGAAATCACCTTGGGAAAACCTTTGTGGGAGTTTCTTGATAAGAACCCTACAAACTTGAGCTTGTTCAATGATGCTATGGCCAGTGATTCTCAGATGATAAAGTTGGCACTAAAGGATCATCACATGACCTTTGAGAGGTTGGAAACAATTGTAGATGTTGGTGGTGGAAATGGAACCACAGTTCAAATTATCAGTGAGAAATTTCCAGCACTCAAATGTATAGTATTTGATCTTCCACAGGTTGTGAAAAATTTGAAGGGATGCAACAATTTGAGCTTTGTTGGTGGAGACATGTTTAAATCCATTCCTAAGGCTGATGCAATTCTACTTAAG cTAGTCTTACATAATTGGAGTGACGACAATTGcataaaaatattgagaaacTGTAAAGATGCTGTTAATGCTTCaagtaagaataaaaataaaggtaaaataataattttggaGGCTGTGataaatgaagaacaagatgagtCTGAAATTACTCGACTCAAATTTCTTATGAATATAAGCATGTATATTATTCTTCATGGAAAAGAgagaaccaaaaaaaaaatgggaAAGTATCTTTTATGTAGCTGGCCTCTATAA